The stretch of DNA GATGTCGATGTCGAGCACGTCGGCAAGGCGCAGCAGGTACGCGAGCACGTCGGCCATTTCGTGGCGCACTCGCTCGCCGGCTGCGGAGTCGTCCATGATCTGCGCGGACTGCTCCGGGGTGAGCCACTGGAAGAGCTCGACGAGTTCGCCCGCCTCGACGGACAACGCCATGGCGAGGTTCTTCGGGTCGTGGAACCGGTGCCAATCACGTTCATCCGCGAATGTGCGCAGGCGCTGCTGAAGGGTCTCGATGGTCACGTCCGGTGACCCTACGAGACGCGGGGGTCTCCGGACGCGAGCTGCAGCGGCCATCACGACCGCTCGGAAAGCCCGTCACCGGGGCAAGGCCCGGCGACGTCGCTCAGGAACCCACCGGCAGCACGTTCGGGACGATCATCGGGCGGCGGCGGTAGGTGTCGGCGACCCACTTGCCGACCACGCGGCGCACGGCCTGGGCGATGCGGTGGGTGTCGGTGATGCCTTCCGATTCGGTGCGGGCGAGTTCCATCTCGACCAGCGGCACCACTTCGTCCAGCGCCTTCGGGTCGTCGGAGAAACCGCGCCCGGAGATCGTCGGGCTGGACACCGCCCGGCCCGTGGCGGCCTCGACCGCCACGGTGATCGAGATGAAGCCGCCCTCTCCGAGTACCAGGCGGTCCGACAGCGTCGACTCGCCCACGTCGCCAACGGACAATCCATCGACGTAGACGTGACCCACTTCGACGCGGCCCGCGACCTTCGCGATGCCGTCGACCAGGTCGACCACGACACCGTCCTCGGCGATCACCACCCGTTCCGGGGCGACGCCGGTCAGCCGGGCCAGTTCGGCGTTCGCGCGCAGGTGCCGCCACTCGCCGTGCAGCGGCATGACGTTGCTCGGGCGCACCGCGTTGTACAGGTACAGCAGCTCACCCGCGGAAGCGTGCCCGGAGACGTGCACCTTCGCCCCGCCCTGGTGCACCACCTCGGCACCCAGCCGGACCAGGCCGTTGACCACGCCGAACACCGCGGTCTCGTTGCCGGGGATCAGCGAGCTCGCCAGCACCACCGTGTCCCCGGCCTTGATGCGGATCTGCTTGTGCTCACCGCGGGCCATCCTGGACAGCGCCGAAAGCGGCTCGCCCTGCGAACCGGTCGAGACGAACAGCACCAGGTGCTCCGGCATCGCCAGCGCCTCGTCCAACTCCACCAGCAGGCCCGGCGGCACCCGCAGCACACCGAGATCGGCTGCGATGCCCATGTTGCGCACCATCGAGCGGCCAACGAAGCAGACCTTGCGGCCGTGCTGCTCGGCGGCGTCGAGCACCTGCTGCACGCGGTGCACGTGGCTGGCGAAGCAGGCCACGATCAGCCGCTGGGTCGCCTTGCCGATCACCGAGTCCAGCACCGGGCCGATCTCGCGTTCCGGCGTGACGAACCCCGGCACCTCGGCGTTGGTCGAGTCGACCAGGAACAGGTCCACGCCCTCGTCGCCGAGCCGGGAGAACCCGGCCAGGTCGGTGAGCCTGCCGTCCAGCGGCAGCTGGTCCAGCTTGATGTCCCCGGTGTGCAGCGCGACGCCCGCGGGAGTGCGGATCGCGACCGCCAGCGCGTCCGGGATCGAGTGGTTGACCGCGAAGAACTCCAGGTCGAACGCGCCGTGCTCGCTGTGCTGTCCCTCGGCGACCTCGATCAGCTGCGGCGTCTGCCGGTGCTCCTTGCACTTGGCCGCCAGCAGCGCCAACGTGAACTTCGAGCCGACCACCGGAATGTCCGGGCGCAGCCGCAGCAGGAACGGCACCGCACCGATGTGGTCCTCGTGCCCGTGGGTGAGCACCAGCGCCTCGATGTCGTCCAGGCGGTCCTCGATCGGCCCGAAGTCCGGCAGGATCAGGTCCACACCCGGCGAATCGTCCTCGGGGAACAGCACCCCGCAGTCGACGATGAGCAGCTTGCCCGCGTACTCGAACACGGTCAGGTTGCGGCCCACCTCGCCGATGCCGCCGAGCGCGGTGATCCGCAGGCCGCCCTCCGGCAGCGCGGGCGGCGGCGCGGACGCCGTCGGCGCCATCGGGCGGTGTTCGGAAGGCTGCGTGCTCACCGGGACGTCACCTCTGCTGCGGCATCGGGGTTGACCAGGACAAGACCGGCGTCCCACAGATCGCTGGTGATCACCCGCACCTGCTCGTCGGTGGCCTGCGGCAGCGGCAGCCGCGGATGCCCGGTCTCGTAGCCGCACAGCCGCAGCGCCGTCTTCGAGAAGATCACGCCACCGACGAAGTTCATCGAGCGGTACACCGGCATGAGACCGGCGTGCACGTCCCGCGCCGACTCGATGTCCCCGGCCTCGAACGCGTCCAGCATCTTGCGCAGGCGGTCGCCCACCACGTGGCCGATCACGCTGACGAAGCCGACCGCGCCGACCGACAGCCACGGCAGGTTCAGCGGGTCCTCACCGGAGTAGTAGGCAAGATCGCTGTTGCACAGCACCTCGCTGCCCGCCCACAGGTCGTGCTTGGAGTCCTTCACGGCCTTGATCCGCGGGTGCTCGGCGAGCCGCTTGAGCGTGTCGGTCTGGATCGGCACCACCGAACGCGGCGGGATGTCGTAGAGCATCACCGGCAGATCGGTCGCGTCCGCGACCGTGCCGAAGTGCGCCAGCAGCCCCTCCTGCGGGGGCCGCGAGTAGTACGGGGTGACCACCAGCAGACCGTGCGCGCCCGCCTTCTCGGCGCTGCGAGCCAGCTCCACCGAGTGCTCGGTGTTGTTCGTGCCCGCGCCCGCGACGACGGTCGCCCGGTCGCCGACCGCCTCGACGACCGCCTGCAGCAGGCGCTCCTTCTCGTCGTCGCTGGTCGTGGGGCTCTCTCCCGTGGTGCCGTTGACGATGAGGCCGTCGTTGCCGACGTGATCGACCAGGTAGGTCGCCAACTCCTGGGACAACGCCAGGTCGAGCTTCCCGTCTCCGTCGAACGGCGTCACCATGGCGGTCAGGACCCGGCCGAACGGTCGGCCAGGGGCAGCGGTAGGACAGACGGTCATAGCTCCTGACGCTACCTGGTGAGTCCATTGATCAACGCGCCGCATCGGCGGCCGTGCGCAGGACCTCCGCCGCGACCGGCGGCAGCCGGAAAGGTACCGGTCAGCGCCCGTGCGGGCCGATCTTCTTCCGTCGCGGCGGCTGCGGTGGCGCGGGTTTTCCAGCGGCACATGCGTGCGATCCGCACGGCGCCGCCGGTCACCCGTTCGGCCCAGCCGGTTCGAACGCGACCGGCTTCAGAACGAACGGCGCAAGTCCTCCACCGCGAGCACGTCCGCCTCGTTGCCTTCGATTTCCACCTGGTGCTGGCGGCGACTGAAGGCGTGCAGGATCAGCTCGCTCGGCTCACCGCTGAGGCGCACCGTGCGCGGACCGCGCTTCGCGGCGATCTCGGTGCCGTCCGGGCGGCGCAGCACCACGCCGACAGGGCTGCGGCCGTAGAACACCTTCGCCACCCGGGACAGCGACTTCCACAGCGCTTCCTCCCGCTCCGGGTCGGACGGGCGCGGCTGCCAGCCCGGCTGCGCGCGGCGCACGTCCTCGTGGTGCACGTAGAACTCGGCGGCGTTGACGGTCTCGTCCACCGAGCCGAACGACATCGGGTTCCACTTCGGCGGCCCCTCGCGCAACGTGGCGATCAGGTCCGGCCACGGCTTGTCCCGCAGCTCCTGCTCCACCTTGTCGCCGCGCTCGGCGAGCGCCTTGATGAACTTGCCCGCCAGCGCGTCCGGACGACGCTCGCGCAGCAGCAGGTGCACCGCGAGGTCCTTGGTCTTCCAGTCACCGCACAGCGTCGGCGCGTCCGGCCCGACCCGCTCGAACAGGTCGCAGAGTTCCCGGCGCTCGTCGTTGGCCACACCCATGCGGCCACTGTAGCCGTGATCAGCGAACCGGCACGCGCACCGGGCGCTCGGCCGGAAGTCAGCCCTCGGTGACGAACGGGCTGGACGCGACCTCGGTGCCGTCGGTGAGGCTGGTGATCTCGAAGTCGCCGAACACGTTCGGTGCAACCTTCTGCAGCTGGCGCAGGCATTCCACGGCGAGCGCGCGGATCTCCACGTCGGCGTGCTCGCTCGCGCGCATCGCCACGAAGTGCCGCCACGCGCGGTAGTTCCCGGTCACGACGATGCGGGTCTCGGTCGCGTTCGGCAGCACCGTGCGCGCGGCCTGGCGGGCCTGCTTGCGGCGCAGCGTCGCCTTCGGCTCGTCGGCGAACTTCTCCTGCAGCGCTTCCAGCAGCTCGTTGTACGCGTGCACGCTCGCCTCGGTGGCCTGCACGAACTTCTCGTGCAGCGCCGGGTCCTCGGCGATCACGTCGGGTTCGACCATCGCGGCGTCGCGCTCCGGGACGTAGCGCTGGGACAGCTGCGAGTAGGAGAAGTGCCGGTGCCGGATCAGCTCGTGGGTCAGCGAGCGGGACATGCCGGTCAGGTAGAAGGTCACCGAGCCGTGCTCCAGCACGGACAGGTGGCCGACCTCCATGATGTGCCGCAGGTAGCCGTCGTTGGTGGCCGTGGCCGGGTTCGGCTTGCGCCAGGACTGGTAGCAGGCCCGGCCGGCGAACTCCGCGAGCGCCTGGCCGCCGTCTGCATCGGTGGACCAGTCCACGTCGGCCGGGGGGAGGAACTCCGTCTTGCCGATGAGCTGGACCTTCGGCGGCACGATCTCGGTCACGGTGCGCGGACCCTTCTGGCTCGTCTCGGGGTTTCTGCTGCTCCGCCGCTGCTGCGGCGGTTGCGGGAACGAGCGTAACCGGCCGTGCCGACAGTCCTGCCGCACCGGCCGGTCACCACTCGCGATGGCGCGGTGACACCGGACGACACCATCGAATGATTGCGCGACGCCAGCATCGACGCCATATTGGTGTCATGGATCTGAGCCCTTACATCAACCAGCTTCGCGAAGACCTCACGTCCGCCGCCTCGGCGGGCGACGAGCAGACCCGGCAGACCGCCGCCGTGCTCTCGGCCGCGATCGAGCCCGCGGCACGGCTGGCGATCATGAACGCGCTGTCCGACCTCGCCGCGGAGGTCACCACGCACCTGGAAGACCAGGTCGTCGACGTCCGGCTGGACGGGCGGGACGTCCGGGTGGCGGTCAGCGGCGGAGGCGGCGGGAAGGCTTCGACCGCCGAGGACGACCGGCCGCCGCCACCGCCTCCGGGCGGCGACAGCGGTGACATCAGCAGGATCACGCTGCGGCTGCTCGACGAGATCAAGTCGCAGGCCGAGAACGCCGCGTCCACGCAGGGCGTGTCGCTGAACACGTGGGTCGCGCAGGCAGTGCAAGGCGCCCTGCACGGCGGCAGACCGCGGGGACCGTGGGAGCACCACCGGCCGGGTCGCGGACCCGGTTGGGGCGGGCCGGGCCGCTTTCGCGGCGACGAAGGCTACGGCTCCCGGGTCCACGGCTGGGTGCAGGGCTGACGGGAGGTGGCGACCTTGAACAGCGACACCGGCCGGAATTCCCAACCCGGCGACTCCCAACCCGGCGATGCCGAATCCCGGGAACCGAACGAGCTCGTGCGGACCCAGGAATTCGACACTCCTGGGCCGATCGTCGTGGACGTCGGCAACAGCCTCGGCGCGATCAACGTCGAGCTGGCCGAGACGGTGACCACGCACGTGGAGATCCGGCACGACTCCGCGGGTGGTGGCCCGGAATGGCGCACCGGCCTGTCCGGCCTGCTCAACTGGGTCGGCGGGCAGATCAGCGAAGCCGGACGGCGTGGTGGTCTCGGGGCTGGTGGTCTCGGGGCTGGCGGTTTCGGCGGCGGGCTCGGGGATCGCGCCTTCGGCGACCGCGGCCCCGGGGAACCGATCGCGGAGGCGGTGCGCCAGACCACGATCGACTTCACCGGCGGCAACAGGTTGTCGGTGCGCGCGCCGAGCACGGTGCCGCTGCGCACCGTTCCGCTGGCGATCACGGTGCGGGCACCGGAGGAAACCGAGGTCTCGGTGCGCTCGACCGGCGGCGACGTGCGCGTGACCGGTCCGGCGAGCCGGGCGCGGGTGGAGTCCGGTGGTGGCGCGGTCTCCGTGGAACGGGCCGGCGGCAACGCGGTCGCGCGCACCGGTTCGGGCGCGCTGCGGCTCGGGGAGATGGGTGCCGGGGTGCAGGCCCGCAGCGGCGGCGGTGACGTGGAGATCGCCTCGGTGGGTGCGGCGTCGTCGGTGGTGACCGGCAGCGGCAGCGTGTGGCTGGGCGCGGTGCACGCGGACGTGCTGGTCCGGTCCGGCAGCGGTGACATCACCATCTCCGAAGCCGCCCGCGGCCAGACCGAGCTGATCACGGGTTCCGGTGAGCTGCGGGTCGCGGTGCGGCGCGGGGTGACCGCGGAAGTGGACCTGACCTCCACGACCGGGTCGGCGCACAGCGACCTGGAGGTTTCGGCGGAGCCTGCCGAGGACGAGCCCCCGCTGCGGATCTTCGGCCGCACCGGTAGCGGCGACGCGCTGCTCACCTCGGCCGGGTGAGCGAGCGGATCAGGACGCTGCGGTGAGCGCGCGCAGCGGGTCGGCGAGGTCGCCCCGGGTTCCGACGGCAACGCCGTCCAGGCCCAACCAGGCGGCCATGTCGTGCAGCGCGGCGGCGAGCTCCGGGGCGATCTTGCCGAGATCGCGGTCGGGTTCGCCGAACGCGCCGGGCACGCGCAGCACCTTCGCGGTCCGGTCGGCTTTCAAGTCGACCCGGGCCACCAGTTCACCGTCGAGCAGGAAGGGGAAGACGTAGTAGCCGTACTCGCGTTGCGGCTGCGGCACGTAGATCTCGATGCGGTAGCGGAAGCCGAACAGCCGCTCGGCCCGCGAGCGCTCCCAGATCAACGGGTCGAACGGGCAGAGCAGCGCGCTGCCGCGCACCCGCCTCGGCGTGCGTGCGTCGACGTGCCGGTACGCCTGGTTGCGCCAGCCGTGCACCGCGACCGGTTCGAGGTCGCCGTTTTCCACGAGCTCGTCGACGGCGCGGCGGCCGCGCTGCGGGCTGAGCCGGTAGTAGTCGCGCAGCTCGGCTTCGGTCGCGACGCCGAGCGCGTCCGCGGAGCGCCGCACGAGTTCGCGCACCGCGTCGTGCTCGTCCGGGTCTTGGCTGAGCACGTCCGCCGGCAGCACCCGTTCCGGCAGGTCGTAGAGCCGTTCGAAACCGCGGCGGGTGCCGGTGGTCAGCTCGCCCATGGCGAAGAGCAACTCGCAGACCCGTTTGGTGTCGGTGCGGTTCCACCACGGTCCGCGCCCCTGGCGGGTGTCACCGCCGAGTTCGCGTTCGAGGGTGCCTGCGCCGACCGGACCGAGGTCTTTGACCGCGGCGAGCACGTCGTCGATGAGGCCGGGTGAGTCCTCCAGCAGCTCGCGCAGGCCCCGCCGCCACGAGCCGCCGTGTTCGCGCATCCGCCAGCGCAGCAGCGGCCAGTCCCGCACCGGTATGAGGGAGGCTTCGTGCGCCCAGTACTCGACGAGCAGCCGCGGCTTTTTCGCGCTGTGCGTCCAAGCGGCGTTGTCGACGAGCTCCGCGGAGTAAGCGCCGAGGCGGCTGTAGAGCGGCATGTAGTGCGCCCGCACCGCGACGTTCACCGAGTCCATCTGCAGCAGCTTCGTCCGACCCAGCGCCCGGTTCAGGTGCTGCCTGTTCGCCTCCCCGATCGGCCGTGCGGCAGTGGATCCCTGCGCGGCGAACCCTTGGGCGGCCAGCGCCGTCCGCCGTGCTGCCGCAGCACTCATCGTCTCCATCACCCGGATGGTGCCAGGCCGCACCGACAACCCCGCCCGGCGCACCGAACCGCAGCGCATGGCTCGACGAACCGGTTCGGCGAGCTGTTGCGCGCGCCGGACGAACCGGTCACGCAACCCGCGCGGCACCGCGTCTCCCCCGCCCGCACGCATCCGGACTGACCTCCCAGCTAGTTTGGCGCGCATGGCCGATGCCGATGTGCGCCTCGCCGCGCCTTCCGACGTCCCCGAGATCGCACGGATCCAGCTCACCACCTGGCGCAGCGCCTACGCCGAGCTGCTGCCGCCGGAAGCGCTGGCGAGCGTGGACGAGAACGCGGCGCGACGCAGCTGGGAAGAGGCACTGCACGGCGGCCAGGTGACGTTGCTGGTGGCCACCGAGGGCGAATGGACGGTCGGGTTCTGCGCCGCAGGTCGTGCTCCCGAGCAGGAAGCCGCCGCCGCGAACGGCACCCCACCGCCGGATGCGGCGACCGTGGCGCTGGTGAGCACGCTGCTCGTCGAGCCGCGTTGGGGTCGCCGCGGGCACGGCGGCCGGCTGCTGGCGACCATGGCGCAACAGCTCGCCGAGGGCGGCGCCACGCGCGGCATCACCTGGGTTCCGGAGGAGGATTCGGCCTCGCTCGCGTTCTTCGAGCACGCCGGTTGGGGTCCGGACGGCACGGTCCGCACGCTCGACGCCGCTGGTCGCCCGCTGCGGGAGCTGCGCCTGTCCGGCCCGCTCGACCTGGAACTCTCCCGGCCGGAGTGAGCCGCCTGCGGGGGGCGGGTCGCGGCCCGGCCGGAAACGCTCCGCAGCCGCCCGGCCACACGATGCCGTTCGGCGGATGTTGCTAGCCTGGCGCTGACCACGCACCGACCTCCGGAGGACCCGTGCTGACCTCCATCGGTTTGATCTCCACCGCCTTCGGGATGTCGGTGGTTTCCGCGCTGTTCCCGATCATCAGCGTGGAGATCTTCGTCGTCGGCATGGTCGTCAAGGGCCCGGAGGTGCCCTGGTGGCTGCTGGCGCTGGTGGTGACCCTCGGGCAGATCGGCGGCAAGCTGCTCTACTACTACGCCGCGCGCGGCATCATCAAACTTCCCGGTTTCCTGCAGCGCCGCAGCGATCCGGAGCACCACACCGGCCGCTGGAAGGAATGGCTGGACCGGTTCCGCGCCTGGTGCCTGCACCGTCCGATGTGGACCGGTGGAGTGCTGCTGCTGAGCGCGGCGGCGAGCCTGCCACCGTTCCTGGCGACCTGCGTGGTCGCGGGCTGGGCGCGGGTGCCGCTGAGCACGTTCTTGATCACGGGCCTGGTGGGCCGCTTCGCCCGCTTCGCGGCGCTGGCGGTCGCCCCCGGCTTGATGATCGCCTGGATCTGAGCCGCCGCGTGGACGGCCCCGGTGCCTGACCGGGGCCGCCGTCACCCGAAGCGGCGCTCACGCCCCCGGCAAGAGCTTGCCCGGCACGTCCAGCACCGAGTCGACCAGGCCGAACACCGGGACCCCGAGCGGCGCGAAGGTCCACTTGTTGTGCAGGTCGCCGGTGTCCGGTTCGTCGACCACGACGACACCGTCCTGCTCCGGCGCGGACTGCGGTGCGGCCACCGCGGCGCCGGCCCCGCCCAGCAGGGCGGTTCCGACCAGCGCGGACACCGCGAGTCCGCGGCGCAGTTCAGCGTTCATGACGGTTTCCTCCTGGTCAGTCGAGCGCGTCGAGCAGTCCGACGACGGGGTTGAGGGCGGCGGTCGGCAGGCCGACGGTGGGGCTGAGCAGTCCACCGGCGTCCACGCCGGGCACGAGCCAGATCGACGGCGGGTCGGCGTGCGCGACGCCCGCGCCGAACCCGGCGAGGGCGAGGGTGGCCGCGGCCGTGGTGGCCACCCTGGCGAGGGTTTTCGGCATGGTGATCTCTTCCTTCCGTGCTCTCCCGCCGGTCGGCGGGAGGTCTGTGCCACGGCGGAGCCAGCCGGGACCCGGCGCGCCGCGCCCGGTTCACCGGCGCGGGCTCAGCACACCGCGTCGCCGGGTTTCGGATTGCCCAGCCCGAACAGGGGCCGCAGCAGCAGGCCTGCGTAGGTGCCTGCGATGGCCAGCACTCCCCACAGCCAGCCGTGCAGGCTGAACGAGGCGATGCCGGAGAAGTAGGCGCCGATGTTGCAGCCACCGGCCAGCCGCGCGCCGAGGCCCATGGCGATGCCGCCGAGCACCGCGCCGAGCGCGAGCCGCAGCGGGACCCGCCGGTGCAGCACGAACGCTCCGGCCAGCGCGGAAGCGATCAGCGCGCCGATCATGATGCCGAAGTCCATCACCGAGGTCTTGTCGGCGAGCACCGACGCTTGCAGCTTCGCGGTGTTCTCCGGGTCGCTCCAGAAGGGCGAACCGGAGATGTCCACCCCGATCCAGCCGAGGAACTTCGCGCCCCACAGCCCGAACGCCGAGGTGATGCCCCACGGCCCTCCGGAGATGAACAGCGTCAGCGCGTTGAACCCGGCCAGCAGCAGCGCCCCGGCCCACAGCGGCCACGAGCCGCGCAGCACTCGCAGGAATCCGCGCGCCGTGGGCGGCTGCTCGATCGGCGGCGGCGTGCGGCGACGTTCGACCAGCAGCGACACGCCCACGACCGCCGCGATGATCACCAGCGAGATGAGCAGCGCGCCGGGATAGCCCAGCGGGGTGTCCGCGAACGACACCGTGGGGCCGGTGTTCTGCAGCGTCTTGATCCAGGGCGAGATGAACGCGCTGAGCACTGAACCCGCGATGA from Saccharopolyspora sp. SCSIO 74807 encodes:
- a CDS encoding nucleotide pyrophosphohydrolase; translated protein: MTIETLQQRLRTFADERDWHRFHDPKNLAMALSVEAGELVELFQWLTPEQSAQIMDDSAAGERVRHEMADVLAYLLRLADVLDIDILAALDVKMGLNAAKYPVETAKGNARKYDRLE
- a CDS encoding ribonuclease J, with protein sequence MAPTASAPPPALPEGGLRITALGGIGEVGRNLTVFEYAGKLLIVDCGVLFPEDDSPGVDLILPDFGPIEDRLDDIEALVLTHGHEDHIGAVPFLLRLRPDIPVVGSKFTLALLAAKCKEHRQTPQLIEVAEGQHSEHGAFDLEFFAVNHSIPDALAVAIRTPAGVALHTGDIKLDQLPLDGRLTDLAGFSRLGDEGVDLFLVDSTNAEVPGFVTPEREIGPVLDSVIGKATQRLIVACFASHVHRVQQVLDAAEQHGRKVCFVGRSMVRNMGIAADLGVLRVPPGLLVELDEALAMPEHLVLFVSTGSQGEPLSALSRMARGEHKQIRIKAGDTVVLASSLIPGNETAVFGVVNGLVRLGAEVVHQGGAKVHVSGHASAGELLYLYNAVRPSNVMPLHGEWRHLRANAELARLTGVAPERVVIAEDGVVVDLVDGIAKVAGRVEVGHVYVDGLSVGDVGESTLSDRLVLGEGGFISITVAVEAATGRAVSSPTISGRGFSDDPKALDEVVPLVEMELARTESEGITDTHRIAQAVRRVVGKWVADTYRRRPMIVPNVLPVGS
- the dapA gene encoding 4-hydroxy-tetrahydrodipicolinate synthase, producing MTVCPTAAPGRPFGRVLTAMVTPFDGDGKLDLALSQELATYLVDHVGNDGLIVNGTTGESPTTSDDEKERLLQAVVEAVGDRATVVAGAGTNNTEHSVELARSAEKAGAHGLLVVTPYYSRPPQEGLLAHFGTVADATDLPVMLYDIPPRSVVPIQTDTLKRLAEHPRIKAVKDSKHDLWAGSEVLCNSDLAYYSGEDPLNLPWLSVGAVGFVSVIGHVVGDRLRKMLDAFEAGDIESARDVHAGLMPVYRSMNFVGGVIFSKTALRLCGYETGHPRLPLPQATDEQVRVITSDLWDAGLVLVNPDAAAEVTSR
- a CDS encoding TIGR03085 family metal-binding protein — its product is MGVANDERRELCDLFERVGPDAPTLCGDWKTKDLAVHLLLRERRPDALAGKFIKALAERGDKVEQELRDKPWPDLIATLREGPPKWNPMSFGSVDETVNAAEFYVHHEDVRRAQPGWQPRPSDPEREEALWKSLSRVAKVFYGRSPVGVVLRRPDGTEIAAKRGPRTVRLSGEPSELILHAFSRRQHQVEIEGNEADVLAVEDLRRSF
- the thyX gene encoding FAD-dependent thymidylate synthase, whose protein sequence is MTEIVPPKVQLIGKTEFLPPADVDWSTDADGGQALAEFAGRACYQSWRKPNPATATNDGYLRHIMEVGHLSVLEHGSVTFYLTGMSRSLTHELIRHRHFSYSQLSQRYVPERDAAMVEPDVIAEDPALHEKFVQATEASVHAYNELLEALQEKFADEPKATLRRKQARQAARTVLPNATETRIVVTGNYRAWRHFVAMRASEHADVEIRALAVECLRQLQKVAPNVFGDFEITSLTDGTEVASSPFVTEG
- a CDS encoding toxin-antitoxin system HicB family antitoxin; the encoded protein is MDLSPYINQLREDLTSAASAGDEQTRQTAAVLSAAIEPAARLAIMNALSDLAAEVTTHLEDQVVDVRLDGRDVRVAVSGGGGGKASTAEDDRPPPPPPGGDSGDISRITLRLLDEIKSQAENAASTQGVSLNTWVAQAVQGALHGGRPRGPWEHHRPGRGPGWGGPGRFRGDEGYGSRVHGWVQG
- a CDS encoding DUF4097 family beta strand repeat-containing protein, whose protein sequence is MNSDTGRNSQPGDSQPGDAESREPNELVRTQEFDTPGPIVVDVGNSLGAINVELAETVTTHVEIRHDSAGGGPEWRTGLSGLLNWVGGQISEAGRRGGLGAGGLGAGGFGGGLGDRAFGDRGPGEPIAEAVRQTTIDFTGGNRLSVRAPSTVPLRTVPLAITVRAPEETEVSVRSTGGDVRVTGPASRARVESGGGAVSVERAGGNAVARTGSGALRLGEMGAGVQARSGGGDVEIASVGAASSVVTGSGSVWLGAVHADVLVRSGSGDITISEAARGQTELITGSGELRVAVRRGVTAEVDLTSTTGSAHSDLEVSAEPAEDEPPLRIFGRTGSGDALLTSAG
- a CDS encoding DNA glycosylase AlkZ-like family protein, which translates into the protein METMSAAAARRTALAAQGFAAQGSTAARPIGEANRQHLNRALGRTKLLQMDSVNVAVRAHYMPLYSRLGAYSAELVDNAAWTHSAKKPRLLVEYWAHEASLIPVRDWPLLRWRMREHGGSWRRGLRELLEDSPGLIDDVLAAVKDLGPVGAGTLERELGGDTRQGRGPWWNRTDTKRVCELLFAMGELTTGTRRGFERLYDLPERVLPADVLSQDPDEHDAVRELVRRSADALGVATEAELRDYYRLSPQRGRRAVDELVENGDLEPVAVHGWRNQAYRHVDARTPRRVRGSALLCPFDPLIWERSRAERLFGFRYRIEIYVPQPQREYGYYVFPFLLDGELVARVDLKADRTAKVLRVPGAFGEPDRDLGKIAPELAAALHDMAAWLGLDGVAVGTRGDLADPLRALTAAS
- a CDS encoding GNAT family N-acetyltransferase; this translates as MADADVRLAAPSDVPEIARIQLTTWRSAYAELLPPEALASVDENAARRSWEEALHGGQVTLLVATEGEWTVGFCAAGRAPEQEAAAANGTPPPDAATVALVSTLLVEPRWGRRGHGGRLLATMAQQLAEGGATRGITWVPEEDSASLAFFEHAGWGPDGTVRTLDAAGRPLRELRLSGPLDLELSRPE
- a CDS encoding YqaA family protein, which produces MLTSIGLISTAFGMSVVSALFPIISVEIFVVGMVVKGPEVPWWLLALVVTLGQIGGKLLYYYAARGIIKLPGFLQRRSDPEHHTGRWKEWLDRFRAWCLHRPMWTGGVLLLSAAASLPPFLATCVVAGWARVPLSTFLITGLVGRFARFAALAVAPGLMIAWI
- a CDS encoding YeeE/YedE family protein; this translates as MSAVGVDSAPRTPPPPAAQAPPARPGVVTAGILLAVVVGLAVAAEAGWKLTVLYAVGLALGTVLFHSRFGFTSAWRQLVSVGQGRALRAHMVMLAAACLLFSAILGGGLGLSGAPEGTVAPAGLGVILGAFLFGVGMQVGGSCASGTLFAVGSGQTAILYTLGGFIAGSVLSAFISPWIKTLQNTGPTVSFADTPLGYPGALLISLVIIAAVVGVSLLVERRRTPPPIEQPPTARGFLRVLRGSWPLWAGALLLAGFNALTLFISGGPWGITSAFGLWGAKFLGWIGVDISGSPFWSDPENTAKLQASVLADKTSVMDFGIMIGALIASALAGAFVLHRRVPLRLALGAVLGGIAMGLGARLAGGCNIGAYFSGIASFSLHGWLWGVLAIAGTYAGLLLRPLFGLGNPKPGDAVC